One Flammeovirga agarivorans DNA window includes the following coding sequences:
- a CDS encoding YifB family Mg chelatase-like AAA ATPase produces the protein MISKTYGSSVYGVDATLIEVEVNVLNGKGLYVVGLPDSAIKESEHRVESAVKHFGYVIPRQKVVVNLAPAAAKKEGAAFDLPIALSILQASEQIGAKELDQYIILGELALDGTLRPIKGALPIAIEARKNNFKGFILPKENAQEAAIVNNLDVIGVSTLLEAIEFIQGDREITPLEIDTRELFNDMLDDYELDFSQVQGQENMKRALEIAAAGGHNVIMIGPPGAGKTMLAKRLATILPSLSLPEALETTKIHSVAGKLGAGKGHLISTRPFRSPHHTISDVALVGGGGIPQPGEISLSHNGVLFLDELPEFKRTVLEVMRQPLEERRVTISRAKMSVDFPANFMLIASMNPCPCGYHNHPEKECICPPGAVQKYLNKISGPLLDRIDLHVEVTPVSFDQMTSVKPAESSTDIRDRVIAAREKQQERFKSEGLKLHNNAMMPSQVVKKICTLDPLGKNLLKSAMDRLGLSARAYDRILKVSRTIADLAGSENVKAEHIAEAIQYRSLDRDSWAEG, from the coding sequence ATGATTTCTAAAACTTATGGAAGCTCCGTTTATGGAGTGGATGCTACGCTGATTGAAGTAGAAGTAAACGTACTCAATGGAAAAGGACTTTATGTAGTAGGACTGCCTGACAGTGCTATTAAAGAAAGTGAACACAGAGTAGAATCTGCCGTAAAACATTTTGGTTACGTTATTCCTCGACAAAAAGTAGTGGTCAACTTAGCTCCAGCAGCAGCAAAAAAAGAAGGAGCTGCTTTTGATTTACCTATCGCTTTATCTATTCTACAGGCCTCCGAACAAATTGGTGCTAAAGAACTCGATCAGTACATTATTCTTGGAGAACTAGCTTTAGATGGGACATTAAGGCCTATAAAAGGAGCTTTACCTATCGCGATAGAAGCAAGAAAGAATAACTTCAAAGGGTTTATTTTACCCAAAGAAAACGCTCAGGAAGCCGCTATTGTAAATAATCTAGATGTAATTGGGGTTTCAACATTATTAGAAGCCATAGAATTTATTCAAGGAGATAGAGAGATTACTCCGTTGGAAATAGATACTAGAGAATTATTCAACGATATGTTGGATGATTACGAACTTGATTTCTCTCAAGTACAAGGTCAAGAAAATATGAAAAGGGCTTTGGAAATTGCGGCAGCTGGAGGTCATAATGTGATTATGATAGGCCCTCCAGGTGCAGGAAAAACGATGTTAGCCAAACGCCTTGCCACTATTCTACCTTCTTTGTCTCTACCTGAAGCGTTAGAGACTACAAAAATACACTCAGTAGCAGGAAAACTAGGAGCGGGTAAAGGACATTTGATTTCGACTCGTCCATTCCGTTCTCCTCACCATACAATAAGTGATGTAGCTTTAGTTGGAGGAGGAGGTATACCACAACCTGGGGAGATTTCTTTGTCTCATAATGGTGTTTTATTTCTTGATGAACTACCGGAGTTTAAGAGAACAGTGCTAGAAGTAATGAGACAACCGTTGGAAGAACGTAGAGTAACGATTTCTAGAGCAAAAATGTCTGTGGATTTTCCCGCTAACTTTATGTTGATAGCAAGTATGAATCCATGCCCTTGTGGTTATCACAATCATCCAGAAAAAGAATGTATATGTCCTCCTGGAGCAGTACAGAAATATCTAAACAAGATCAGTGGTCCATTATTGGATCGAATTGATCTTCATGTAGAAGTAACACCTGTTTCGTTTGATCAAATGACTTCAGTTAAACCTGCTGAATCAAGTACTGATATTAGAGACAGGGTGATAGCCGCTAGAGAAAAACAACAGGAGAGATTTAAGAGTGAAGGTCTTAAGTTGCATAATAATGCAATGATGCCTTCGCAAGTAGTAAAAAAAATATGCACTTTAGATCCATTAGGAAAAAACTTATTAAAGTCGGCAATGGATCGATTAGGCTTATCAGCAAGAGCATATGACCGAATTTTGAAGGTTTCTCGCACAATTGCTGACTTAGCAGGCAGTGAAAATGTCAAAGCTGAACATATTGCAGAAGCTATTCAATACAGAAGTTTAGATAGAGACTCTTGGGCAGAAGGTTAA